In one Alphaproteobacteria bacterium genomic region, the following are encoded:
- a CDS encoding cysteine synthase A — protein MTIRSDFTDAVGNTPLIKLKRASEETGCTILGKAEFLNPGGSVKDRAAKYIILDAEERGELEPGGLIVEGTAGNTGIGLASVGNSRGYRTLIVIPETQSQEKKDALRLLGAELVENVAVPFKDPRNYVHTAKRIAEERKVTEPHGALYANQWDNLSNREAHIRSTGPEIWDQTQGKIDGFTCAMGTGGTLAGLSLYLKGKNKDIQIAAADPWGAAMYNWIKSGELKAEEGGSIAEGIGQGRVTGNIDGAVFDDAYKIKDEEALPITHRLLKEEGLCLGLSSGVNVAGAIRLAKEMGPGHTIVTILCDWGHRYMGKVWNPTFLKEKGLPAPDWL, from the coding sequence ATGACCATCCGATCCGATTTCACCGACGCCGTCGGAAACACCCCCCTGATCAAGCTCAAGCGCGCGTCCGAAGAAACCGGCTGCACGATTCTGGGCAAGGCGGAGTTCCTGAATCCCGGCGGATCGGTCAAGGACCGGGCGGCAAAGTACATCATACTGGATGCCGAGGAGCGGGGTGAGTTGGAACCCGGCGGTCTGATCGTCGAAGGTACGGCCGGCAATACGGGCATTGGCTTGGCCAGCGTCGGCAACTCGCGCGGCTATCGCACGCTGATCGTCATTCCGGAAACGCAGAGCCAGGAAAAGAAGGATGCTCTGCGTCTTCTGGGCGCTGAACTGGTCGAAAATGTAGCGGTGCCTTTCAAGGATCCGCGCAATTATGTGCACACGGCGAAGCGCATTGCCGAAGAACGCAAGGTTACCGAGCCTCATGGTGCGCTCTATGCAAACCAGTGGGACAACCTGTCCAACCGCGAAGCGCATATCCGGTCGACGGGCCCCGAAATCTGGGACCAGACCCAAGGCAAGATCGACGGGTTTACCTGCGCCATGGGAACCGGCGGCACGCTGGCCGGACTGAGCCTTTATCTGAAGGGCAAGAACAAGGACATCCAGATCGCGGCGGCAGACCCTTGGGGCGCCGCCATGTACAACTGGATCAAGTCGGGTGAATTGAAGGCCGAAGAAGGCGGATCGATCGCGGAAGGCATCGGCCAGGGTCGTGTCACCGGGAATATCGACGGCGCTGTCTTCGACGATGCTTACAAGATTAAGGATGAGGAAGCCCTTCCCATCACGCATCGGCTACTCAAGGAAGAGGGCCTGTGCCTGGGCTTGTCGTCCGGTGTGAACGTCGCAGGCGCCATTCGACTGGCGAAGGAGATGGGACCCGGGCACACCATCGTCACGATCCTTTGCGATTGGGGCCATCGATATATGGGCAAGGTCTGGAACCCTACCTTCCTGAAGGAGAAGGGTCTTCCCGCCCCCGACTGGCTGTAG
- a CDS encoding NUDIX domain-containing protein — protein sequence MPDDRKVDLIRKETPFQGYFRVDRYHLRHSQFRGGMGPEISREVFERGHAGAVVPYDPNTGEIVLIEQFRAGALAANDPDPWLIEIVAGIIEEGETAENVVLRETEEEAGVAVTDLVSLGTHYMTPGGSSESIAFFAGRCDASSVGGVHGLLSEGEDIRAFTLPLQEAVDLVLNNRIRNATAALGILMVHARLEDLRRRWV from the coding sequence ATGCCGGATGATCGAAAGGTCGATTTGATCAGGAAAGAGACGCCGTTTCAGGGTTATTTTCGGGTCGACAGATATCACCTGCGTCACAGCCAGTTTCGCGGCGGCATGGGCCCGGAAATCTCCCGCGAGGTATTCGAACGCGGTCATGCCGGCGCGGTTGTTCCCTACGACCCGAACACCGGAGAAATCGTCCTCATCGAGCAATTCCGTGCCGGGGCGTTGGCCGCGAACGACCCCGACCCCTGGCTGATCGAGATCGTCGCCGGCATCATTGAAGAGGGAGAAACCGCGGAAAACGTGGTCCTGCGCGAGACGGAGGAAGAGGCCGGCGTGGCGGTCACCGACCTTGTGTCCCTTGGCACGCATTACATGACACCGGGCGGAAGCAGCGAGAGCATCGCCTTTTTTGCCGGGCGGTGTGATGCAAGTTCGGTCGGCGGCGTACACGGTCTGCTGTCGGAAGGAGAAGACATCCGTGCCTTCACCCTGCCCCTTCAGGAAGCCGTCGATCTGGTCCTGAACAACCGCATCCGAAATGCGACGGCTGCCCTTGGCATCCTGATGGTTCATGCACGGCTGGAGGACTTGCGGCGGCGTTGGGTGTGA
- a CDS encoding ornithine cyclodeaminase family protein yields the protein MTGIDFTYLNGPDIERLEMTDAEILAAVEAGLIAQGKGECVIEPRMHLTPDPTFNGHFNVLRGYVAPLKYAGVKIVGDYVDNYKRGLPSEMAMLNLFDPETGMPKAILDATAITEMRTGALTALGAKYLGPKKAKRLGHIGARGTAYWNVRLLDSIYDFEEIRVHSRRKESRDPFAARLSEDLGKPVVATEDWEACLDQADILVEASRLPEPKPLFQTDWVKKGAFVVPYGTMSTLPIDFTDIMDKIVVDDRGQMRAGHLGALRPHIDAGKVSETSIHGELGEVAVGKISGRERDDETILFWHRGLSLSDIALGAAMLAKAAEMGLGQTLKYA from the coding sequence GTGACTGGGATCGACTTCACCTATCTGAACGGGCCGGATATCGAGCGGCTGGAGATGACCGATGCGGAGATACTGGCGGCGGTCGAAGCGGGCCTGATCGCACAGGGAAAAGGCGAATGCGTGATCGAGCCACGCATGCATCTGACGCCGGACCCGACTTTCAATGGGCATTTCAATGTCTTGCGTGGCTATGTTGCGCCGTTGAAATATGCAGGCGTGAAAATCGTCGGAGACTATGTAGATAACTACAAACGTGGTCTTCCGTCCGAAATGGCGATGCTGAATCTTTTCGATCCCGAAACGGGTATGCCGAAGGCCATTTTGGACGCGACGGCCATTACCGAGATGCGGACCGGCGCGCTGACGGCCCTGGGGGCAAAGTATCTGGGCCCGAAGAAGGCCAAACGACTGGGGCATATCGGGGCGCGTGGCACGGCCTATTGGAACGTCAGACTACTGGATTCAATCTACGACTTCGAAGAAATCCGAGTTCACTCTCGGCGCAAGGAAAGCAGGGATCCCTTCGCGGCGCGCCTCAGCGAAGATCTGGGAAAACCCGTCGTGGCGACCGAGGATTGGGAAGCCTGCCTTGATCAGGCGGATATTCTGGTCGAAGCATCCCGACTGCCGGAGCCGAAACCACTGTTTCAAACCGACTGGGTGAAGAAGGGCGCTTTCGTCGTACCTTACGGCACGATGAGCACGCTTCCGATCGACTTCACCGACATCATGGACAAGATCGTTGTCGACGATCGCGGCCAGATGCGGGCAGGGCATCTGGGGGCGCTGCGTCCGCATATCGACGCCGGAAAGGTGTCCGAAACCAGCATTCACGGCGAGTTGGGCGAGGTTGCGGTCGGGAAGATTTCCGGCCGTGAGCGGGACGACGAAACCATCCTTTTCTGGCATCGCGGCCTGTCGCTGAGCGATATCGCATTGGGCGCGGCTATGCTGGCCAAGGCGGCGGAAATGGGGCTGGGCCAGACGTTGAAATACGCCTGA
- a CDS encoding alanyl-tRNA editing protein encodes MTERTEELFRDDSYLKTCDATVIEVNDRGGIVLDRTVFYYTGGGQPGDTGTLRFEGGEIRIGTTINVDGDIIHVPEDGQDLPSPGTPVTAEIDWDRRYSLMKMHTSMHLLCSLVPCGVTGGQVGADKSRLDFDVGDYTLDKEALTEALNRLIDEDHPLETMWISDADLDANPDLVRTMSVQPPRNAGRVRLVKVGEAVDLQPCGGTHIAHTGEIGRLRVGKIENKGARNRRVNIHLEA; translated from the coding sequence ATGACCGAAAGAACCGAAGAGCTCTTTCGAGACGATTCCTATCTGAAGACCTGTGATGCCACCGTGATCGAAGTGAACGATCGCGGCGGTATCGTCCTGGACCGCACCGTCTTCTATTACACGGGCGGTGGCCAGCCGGGCGACACCGGCACGTTGCGCTTCGAGGGTGGAGAGATCCGGATCGGCACGACCATCAATGTCGACGGGGACATCATCCATGTGCCGGAGGACGGTCAGGACCTGCCTTCACCCGGCACACCGGTAACGGCCGAAATCGATTGGGACCGCCGCTACAGCCTGATGAAGATGCACACCTCCATGCATCTTCTCTGCTCCCTTGTGCCCTGCGGTGTGACGGGCGGCCAGGTCGGCGCCGACAAGAGTCGCCTGGATTTCGACGTCGGCGATTACACGTTGGACAAGGAGGCCCTGACCGAGGCGCTGAACCGCCTGATCGACGAGGATCATCCGCTGGAGACCATGTGGATTTCGGACGCCGATCTGGACGCCAATCCGGATCTGGTGCGCACCATGTCGGTTCAGCCCCCACGCAATGCCGGCCGTGTGCGGCTGGTCAAGGTGGGCGAGGCTGTCGACCTCCAGCCATGCGGCGGGACCCATATCGCCCATACCGGGGAGATTGGCCGGCTACGGGTCGGAAAGATCGAGAACAAGGGGGCGCGGAACCGGCGCGTGAACATCCACCTGGAAGCATGA